The following proteins are encoded in a genomic region of Periophthalmus magnuspinnatus isolate fPerMag1 chromosome 23, fPerMag1.2.pri, whole genome shotgun sequence:
- the lman2la gene encoding lectin, mannose-binding 2-like a, producing MASAAARRWSEHFSPFKMWFRGFNLSHKMHLYILLFLHMSSCFSDDDHEMEEFLKREFSLSKPYQGVGSLGSSHWELMGDAMVTTEQVRLTPDLQSRQGAVWSRVPCHLKDWEMQVHFKIHGQGKKNLNGDGLAVWYTKERMHKGPVFGNMDNFTGLGVFVDTYPNEEKHLEAQKKRYTPRTERIFPLVLAMVGNGTISYDHERDGKPTELGSCNAMVRNLKHDTFLFIRYVSRRLTVMIDIDGQHEWRDCLDLPGVRLPKGYYFGASALTGDLTDNHDIISMKLYQITVISQKNKDEDEEEITIPSVDNIELIRWKANEQGMSNIAIFFTVLFSILGCIFLIVVGLVLYGHWNETRRKRFY from the exons ATGGCGTCCGCCGCTGCGCGCCGCTGGAGCGAGCATTTTAGTCCTTTTAAAATGTGGTTTAGGGGCTTTAATTTAAGCCACAAGATGCATTTgtatattcttttatttttgcacatgAGCAGCTGTTTTTCTGACGACGATCATGAGATGGAGGAATTTTTAAAGCGAGAGTTTTCTCTTTCCAAACCTTACCAAG GTGTGGGATCTTTAGGCTCCTCCCACTGGGAGCTGATGGGTGACGCCATGGTGACGACAGAACAGGTGCGGCTCACACCTGACCTGCAGAGCCGCCAGGGAGCCGTGTGGAGCCGCGTG CCTTGCCATCTTAAAGACTGGGAAATGCAGGTGCACTTTAAAATCCACGGTCAGGGAAAGAAGAACCTGAACGGGGACGGCCTGGCGGTCTGGTACACCAAAGAAAGAATGCATAAAG GTCCTGTGTTTGGAAACATGGACAACTTTACAGGCCTGGGTGTGTTTGTTGATACATATCCTAACGAGGAAAAACACTTGGAG GCTCAAAAGAAAAGATACACCCCTCGCACTGAG AGGATTTTCCCTCTCGTTTTGGCCATGGTCGGTAACGGCACAATCAGTTATGACCATGAGAGAGATGGAAAACCCACAGAGCTGGGAAGCTGCAACGCCATGGTGCGCAATCTCAAACACGACACTTTTCTCTTCATTCGATACGTCAGCCGCAGACTAACG GTGATGATCGACATCGATGGACAGCACGAGTGGAGGGACTGTTTAGATTTACCAGGGGTGCGTCTGCCCAAGGGTTACTACTTTGGAGCTTCAGCCTTGACTGGAGATCTCACAG ATAATCATGACATAATTTCCATGAAGCTGTATCAAATCACTGTAATAAGTCAAAAAAACAAggatgaggatgaagaggagataaCTATACCAAGTGTGGATAATATAGAACTGATCAGAT ggaAAGCAAATGAACAGGGGATGAGCAACATAGCCATTTTCTTCACTGTGCTTTTCTCCATTTTGGGTTGTATTTTTCTAATCGTCGTCGGATTAGTTCTCTATGGTCATTGGAATGAGACCAGACGTAAGCGCTTCTATTGA
- the mtfp1 gene encoding mitochondrial fission process protein 1 has product MDPTDEKTPKPVDIYRDTWVRFLGYANEVGEAFRALVPVSLVWGSYAVATTYVTADAVDKGKKAAKDHGDKPGKTTRVAVAVVDTFVWQALASVIIPGFTINRVCAASLYVLGRTTKLPLPVRKWTTTAIGLSTIPFIITPIDRSVDFLLDSSLRKLYGEGEKHE; this is encoded by the exons ATGGACCCCACGGACGAAAAAACACCTAAACCAGTGGATATTTACCGGGACACTTGGGTTCGCTTCCTGG GCTACGCCAATGAGGTCGGAGAGGCTTTCCGTGCTCTGGTCCCCGTGAGCCTCGTCTGGGGCAGTTATGCTGTCGCCACTACTTATGTAACTGCTGATGCTGTGGACAAAGGGAAGAAAGCAGCCAAG GATCACGGAGATAAACCAGGGAAGACGACCCGTGTGGCAGTGGCCGTCGTTGACACGTTTGTGTGGCAAGCTCTGGCCTCGGTCATCATCCCCGGCTTCACCATAAACCGCGTGTGTGCAGCGTCTCTGTACGTACTCGGCAGGACCACCAAATTACCCCTGCCCGTCCGCAAATGGACCACAACGGCCATAGGACTGTCCACCATCCCGTTTATCATCACTCCTATCGACAG atcagtggatttCCTGCTGGATTCGAGCCTTAGAAAACTCTACGGTGAAGGAGAGAAGCATGAATAG